AGAACTCGTTTGGAAACGGCGCTTATCGGCGTACTCGGCGGCAATTCTATAGCCCTGAGACACCATTTGCCGAACTTGGGAAACAACTTCAGGCTTAAGATGACTCTTACCGTTGCTGCCAGAACTACTGCTACTTCCGCTAGAACCATAGCCACTACCAGTAGCATAGCTATTGCTGGGGGCTGGAGATGCATAGGCAGGTGCAGCATGACCGTTGCTAGTAGGAGCGCCACCGGGACGCTGAATCACGACTTCAGAAACACGAGATCTGGTTTTAGTGTCAATGCCAAAAAGGCGAACATATTGACCGCTATGCTCAGCCAGACAAGTTTGCAAAGCGGCGATCGCGTCTGATTCACGGCTGGCTTGAATGGGTGAACAGCTATTCCAAGCATTAATCTTGAAGCGACGTGGATCGGCGTGCTCAGTCCCTAACTTGTAACCCTGAGACACAAAATAACGGATTTTTTCAATGACTTCAGGAGCCAAACCAGAGCCACTGGGCGCATGGTTATAGCTTTTGGGCGCACTGTAACTATTGTGGCTGGAAGTATGGCTAGAGGAACTAGGAGGAGCAGAAACCCGACCTAGAGCGGCATCGCCAGGGCGTTGAATGACAAGCTCCGAGACGCGCTGCTTTAACCGAGTATCAATTCCAAACAAACGAACGTAATCACCACTATGCTCTGACAAACATTTCTCTAGCCCAGCCAATACATCTCCTTCACGGCTAGACTGACTGGGCGTGCAGCTATGCCACGCATTGATTTTGAAACGACGCGGATCGGCATGTTCAGTACCAATCTTTAAGCCTTGGGAAAGGAGTTGACGGACACGCTCTACGACTGCTGGATCTAAACGAGTATTTTGCATTTGACTGAAATTAGAGGTAGAGGAACTGGAATCGCTGGCTGGACTGGAAGCGTCTGGGGCACTGTGCCCATTCAACGCTTTTTCTAACTGCGTACGAACTGGAGTGATGCAGGCTAGGTTCTCAGCACAGTGATAGCCAGACCTAAGTGCATCGTTAACGCCTACCACTTGGGTGGCAAACTGACGATCTTCTGCCTGTACGTTGGGCAGGCGATCGGCTTGTTGCTGAGTTGTGATGATGGAACCAGAGGGAACATATTTTCCTGGGGGAAGGGTCACATCTTGAATTAAGACATGCATCATCACCACACAGCCATCACCGATATGAGCATTAAATACAGTCGATCGAAAGCCAATAAAACAATCGTTACCCACATAAGCGGGGCCATGAATCAGCGCCATGTGGGTAATCGTGGTATTTCTGCCAACCCAAACAGAATAAGGACTTTGGTCATCTCCTTCAACCTTGCCTTGCTGTAGCCCATGAATGACTACCCCATCTTGAACCTTTGTGCCGGTGCCTAGATGAAAGGAGTTCCCTAACTCGGCACGGATGGAAGTTCCCGGTGCAATCATGACGTTTGCACCAATGGTCACGTCCCCAATGATGTTTGAGAAAGAGTGCACGTAGGCAGTTTCATCAATTTTGGGTTTGGGAAGACTTCTAGACCAAGGATTTAGAGGTGCAGC
The Timaviella obliquedivisa GSE-PSE-MK23-08B DNA segment above includes these coding regions:
- a CDS encoding ribulose bisphosphate carboxylase small subunit; the encoded protein is MVSGLAAPLNPWSRSLPKPKIDETAYVHSFSNIIGDVTIGANVMIAPGTSIRAELGNSFHLGTGTKVQDGVVIHGLQQGKVEGDDQSPYSVWVGRNTTITHMALIHGPAYVGNDCFIGFRSTVFNAHIGDGCVVMMHVLIQDVTLPPGKYVPSGSIITTQQQADRLPNVQAEDRQFATQVVGVNDALRSGYHCAENLACITPVRTQLEKALNGHSAPDASSPASDSSSSTSNFSQMQNTRLDPAVVERVRQLLSQGLKIGTEHADPRRFKINAWHSCTPSQSSREGDVLAGLEKCLSEHSGDYVRLFGIDTRLKQRVSELVIQRPGDAALGRVSAPPSSSSHTSSHNSYSAPKSYNHAPSGSGLAPEVIEKIRYFVSQGYKLGTEHADPRRFKINAWNSCSPIQASRESDAIAALQTCLAEHSGQYVRLFGIDTKTRSRVSEVVIQRPGGAPTSNGHAAPAYASPAPSNSYATGSGYGSSGSSSSSGSNGKSHLKPEVVSQVRQMVSQGYRIAAEYADKRRFQTSSWTSCPPIQGGDVVNALERCLAENSGAYVRVVGIDTKTKRRVSEIIVQRP